TTGAACCATTTGCTTGAGCTGATTGGCATCCAGGGGCCGGCCTGGCTCAGCAGTGAACGGTGGGCGATGCCGGCCATGATCATTCAAGGGGTATGGTCGGGCCTTGGCATCAATATCGTGCTGTATCTCGCGGCGCTGCAGGGCGTGCCCAGAAGCTTCTATGAAGCGGCAGAGATTGACGGAGCAAACGGCTGGCAACGGTTCCGCCATATCACGGTTCCCTGCATCTCGCCTACCACACTCTATATTCTAATCACCGCCATCATCGGGGCGCTTCAGGACTACCCGCGGTTCCAGATTATGACCGAAGGCGGGCCGAACTATTCTACAACGACGATTGTCTACTATCTGTTCCAGAATGCCTTCCGGTATATGAATATGGGGTTTGCCTCATCTATGGCGTGGATTCTCGGGTTCATCATTCTGGCCGTCACACTGCTGAATTTCTACTTTTCCCGGCGCTGGGTGCACTATGAATAGGAGAGGATACGCGTGAGTACGAGAATACCAACAGCAAGCGGCCCCTGGGTCAGCCACAAACAGGCCAAAGAGCGTACCTTCAAAGGCTTCGCCTATCTGTTCCTGTCGGCCGGAGCGCTGGTTATGGCGGTTCCCTTTCTGTGGATGCTGTCCACCTCGCTGAAGCAGCAGGGAATGGAATTTGAAATGCCGCCGAAATGGATACCTCAGCATTTGGAATGGAGTAACTATCATTTCGTATTGTTTGAATCTGATATTGTTCAAGGGTTTGTGAACACCTTACTCATTATCCTGCTGCCATGTCTGGTAGGCTTGTTTACCAGCGCGCTGGCAGCCTATGCCTTTGCGCGGCTTCAATTTCCGGCCAGGAATCTGCTGTTCGGACTGCTACTGGCTACCATGATGATTCCCGGTGTGGTCACAATGATTCCGACCTTCATGCTGTTCAAAACCATCGGCTGGATTGACAGCTGGATGCCGCTGATCATACCGGGGATGTTCGGGGCGGCAGCAGCCGTATTTCTGCTGAGACAATTCTTCATGACGATCCCGAAGGAGCTGGAGGATGCGGCCAAGGTAGACGGAATGAATCCGTTCCACACCTTCCTGCGGATCATGCTGCCGCTATCTAAGCCGGCTTTGATTACGCAAGGACTCTTGAACTTTATAGCAGGCTATAACGATTATCTTGGGCCGCTGATTTATATCAACTCGCCCGAGAAGTACACCCTGCAGCTGGTGCTTGCGTCCTTTCAGGGGTTCTATACCTCGCAATGGACCTATATTATGGCCGGCTCCGTGCTGGCGCTGATTCCCACGCTGCTGGTGTTCTTTTTCGCACAGAAATATTTCGTTGAGGGCATTGCCTTAACAGGGATGAAGGGCTGAACAATAACACCGATAAGATAAGGAGAAAAAGAACATGGCAGGTACAGAAACCTTTCGCAATCCCATCGTCGCGCGCGCTGCCGACCCTTGGGTACTGAGGCACACCGACGGGAATTATTACTTCATGCACACGCAGGCCGGAGGGCTGGGGCTTACAAGGTCCTCCAGCCTGACCGGGCTTGCCCAAGGCCGGAAGAAGATCATCTGGTCACCGGAGCCTAATGGACGGTACAGCTACAACCTGTGGGCACCGGAAATTCATCATCTGGACGATAAATGGTA
This region of Paenibacillus sp. FSL K6-1096 genomic DNA includes:
- a CDS encoding sugar ABC transporter permease, which translates into the protein MKQREYLWAYSFIAAPILGFLLFAFIPLSYSVYVSFTDYSGYQTPVFNGGDNYVKLVQDELFWKTLRNTLYSALSIPIGMICSLGFATALNQKIRGIRFFRTMFFLPTISSVIALTLLWKWIFNDTYGLLNHLLELIGIQGPAWLSSERWAMPAMIIQGVWSGLGINIVLYLAALQGVPRSFYEAAEIDGANGWQRFRHITVPCISPTTLYILITAIIGALQDYPRFQIMTEGGPNYSTTTIVYYLFQNAFRYMNMGFASSMAWILGFIILAVTLLNFYFSRRWVHYE
- a CDS encoding carbohydrate ABC transporter permease, encoding MSTRIPTASGPWVSHKQAKERTFKGFAYLFLSAGALVMAVPFLWMLSTSLKQQGMEFEMPPKWIPQHLEWSNYHFVLFESDIVQGFVNTLLIILLPCLVGLFTSALAAYAFARLQFPARNLLFGLLLATMMIPGVVTMIPTFMLFKTIGWIDSWMPLIIPGMFGAAAAVFLLRQFFMTIPKELEDAAKVDGMNPFHTFLRIMLPLSKPALITQGLLNFIAGYNDYLGPLIYINSPEKYTLQLVLASFQGFYTSQWTYIMAGSVLALIPTLLVFFFAQKYFVEGIALTGMKG